A single region of the Vicia villosa cultivar HV-30 ecotype Madison, WI linkage group LG4, Vvil1.0, whole genome shotgun sequence genome encodes:
- the LOC131598433 gene encoding uncharacterized protein LOC131598433, producing the protein MFHGVQMDYSHEEVNNQEPETPQFCTQAQDELETINLGEEVKTISVMNMSKIRFQPKENELLIQSWLNISRDPIVGIDQKGDSFWKRIGKAYNNHRHKNFPERNSSALKG; encoded by the coding sequence ATGTTTCATGGTGTTCAAATGGATTATAGTCATGAGGAAGTAAATAATCAAGAGCCCGAAACACCACAATTTTGCACTCAAGCTCAAGATGAGTTGGAAACAATAAACCTTGGGGAAGAAGTCAAAACTATATCGGTTATGAATATGTCAAAAATAAGATTTCAACCAAAGGAGAATGAACTTCTCATTCAATCATGGCTCAACATTTCAAGGGATCCAATTGTTGGGATTGATCAAAAGGGAGATAGTTTCTGGAAGAGGATTGGTAAAGCTTATAACAACCACCGCCACAAGAATTTTCCAGAGAGGAATTCGTCGGCATTAAAAGGTTGA
- the LOC131598434 gene encoding uncharacterized protein LOC131598434, protein MAWRFIGTYGTSVDRVGDYLRIGETTTLKCVDKFTRGVISLFGPQYLRKQIIEDIECLLQMGETRGFPGMLGSIDCMHWVWKNCLVALKGQYVRGDHGKPTVMLEAVASQDLWIWHAFFGVAGSNNDINVLNQSNVFNNVMQGRTPEVHYSINRHEYDMGYYLSNDIYPEWITFVKSIPMPQGDKRKLFAKHEEGARKDIERAFGVLKSCFAIIRNPTRP, encoded by the coding sequence ATGGCTTGGAGGTTCATTGGAACATATGGAACATCTGTTGATAGGGTGGGTGACTATTTAAGAATCGGTGAAACCACGACACTAAAATGTGTTGATAAGTTTACAAGGGGTGTGATTAGTTTATTTGGGCCACAGTATTTGCGAAAGCAAATAATTGAAGACATTGAATGCTTGCTACAGATGGGGGAGACACGCGGTTTTCCAGGTATGTTAGGGAGTATTGATTGTATGCATTGGGTATGGAAAAATTGCCTAGTTGCATTGAAAGGGCAGTATGTTCGAGGTGATCATGGTAAACCCACGGTTATGCTTGAAGCAGTTGCTTCACAAGACTTATGGATTTGGCATGCTTTCTTTGGGGTAGCAGGTTCAAACAATGATATCAATGTGCTGAACCAATCGAATGTCTTCAACAATGTTATGCAAGGGAGAACTCCTGAGGTCCATTATTCAATAAATCGACACGAATACGACATGGGTTATTATCTATCAAATGACATTTATCCTGAATGGATTACATTTGTGAAAAGCATCCCAATGCCACAAGGGGATAAGAGAAAATTGTTTGCTAAACATGAAGAAGGTGCAAGAAAGGATATCGAACGAGCATTCGGAGTTC